TTAAACTGCTTCAAGGAAGAAATATGAAATACAGGATGAATGCGCATCCCTTCCGGAAATTGCAACCGATATGCTACTGGTTCGATCCTCTCTAGTATCTGAAATGGACCATAAAAGCGTTTGGATAGTTTGCCGGGGTACGCTGAGCTCCCTTGGCCGATGTCTGCCGGTGTGGTCAGAATTTGACCAGGGCCCACTCACCACAATTGAAAGTCACCTCTCTGCGTTTCTTGCCATTGTACCTCTTCATTCGCTCTTGTGCTTTCAaaagtttctttcaaattgcttGAATGGTGGCATCTCGTTCGACCAAGCTGGAATCAACAGCATCGAGCTTGGAAGAGCCTGTAATATACTTCGGGAAAGTAAACGGTTTCCGGCCAAAGGTTATCTCAAATGGAGTAGACCCTGAACTAGCATTCCAAGAAGAATTGTGCGAACATTCTACCCACGGCAGAAGCTTGCCCCACCGACCCGGCCGACGATGAACAAAGGCCCTCAGGTATTGCTCAACCACTCGATTCAAGACCTCCGTCTGGCCATCACTCTTAGGGTGATACGCCGAGCTAAGCCGCAATTGGGTGCCACTGGCGCGAAACAGGGCCTGCCAAAAATGGCTAACAAATAGTGAGTCTCTGTCGGAGACAAGGTTGCGTAACAAATTCAGTTATCTTATTGCAAAACTTTCCTGGTGTCTAATTCACAATTCCCTTAATCTTGAGTTGTGACAGTTATTTAATTAAGACTCTTGCATTTAGATGTGCATGTATAATGTATTGATAATGATGGCAAATGTGAAAGGCTTCTCATACTGAATTGCCTTTTAGAATCTTTTGTGCGAGGGTGGTTTCACCCTAATAAGATGAGTTTTATGGGATAGGGGTGATGGTAGTCAATTTTGGCCTTTTTGTCTTGGATGCTTTTGATGAGTTTCCACAATTTCATGCATTGTTTTCAAACTCAGAGTGTTAACTCCTAAAAGCATCTGAGTTTAAGAGCTTACCTCTCCAAATTGCGCTCGCTAGTTTCTGTAACCGTTTCTTGGTGGGATTGGGTCATGCGGCGGGGATCATTCGAAATCAGTCTAAATCGTGAACTTGTGGCTGGATTCACAGCAAAAGAATGTTGATTTGTGGCTGGACCCGAACAATTAGGTCTCAGCTCTCATGTTTTCTCTCACGTGATTAGGGCTCAACTTTCTCACAAAACAGAGTCCACCTTCGGCTGTGTTGAAGTTGCTCCTCCCTCACTTTTTCTCTCACATGTCTCTTCTCCTGTGTTGAATTTGTGTCTCTCCCTTTGCTGTGTCGAAGTCGCCTCTTCTTTcacacttcacaccttcctctGCCATTTGCAACAGGTTAAAGCTTCTTCCTCTGTCACAGCGACCCATTCAGCTCATCCACTCATGTGAGTCTAATTTTGGTCCATTATTTTCACTTTGACTTATCTGTGATAAGCTCATTATTCACTTTTTGATCCATTCAGCACTAATGTAACTATAAATCTGATACCCTGTGTGGATGGAAGCTATCAATCAACTATTTCTTAAACGTACTTGTGTGGATGTTTTATGCCAAAACATTTGGTGTGTTTGGTTAAATTGCTGCATGTCACTGCCAAATCTCTTTTTTAAATTCTGTAATGATTAGtctcttgatttatttttaaccaCCATTGCATattcctgtaaaaaaaaaaaaaaaaaactaaaaaactgcTATTGCATATTGACTTATATTTTACCACTCCTTTTAGTTCCATTCATTTTTGCTGGGAGGATATCTTACTGTATTTGAAGCATAAAAGTATCAACTTTTAGtgatttctttgttgttttatttcaaacaaaatattgGCAAGGTCTTTTGCTGTACCTGGAAATCATCTTGGACAACAAAGTCATGGTTTTCGTTGGCCATATGGTCCGGTAaggattttgttttctttagctttgatatgtttttaattGGTATAGTATGTTCCAAAGgctaaaaaaatatgagatcATTTTGATTAAGTGTAGAGAGGTCCTATCATTGGTCATTTTTAATAAGGAAgctaagataataatattgttcaTAATTTAGATAGAGTATATCATTGTCTTTTTCTGGCATCCAATCTTTTGATCATATTCTTAGTTGTattcattgaaaatattttgaatgaaatgaagCCTACACATTCTGCACATGCGTATAAGTATCAGGCCACGTGGGTGCAAACTAAGAATTATGCCACTATGGGATTTACATCTTGGATTTTAATACATACAGTTCTATCATGACTCATGTGTCTGAAACTTAGTAATGGCTACCAACATTGGATTTTTATATGGTGGTGTAAACGAAGCCGatcatttcaatatttgtttatcagttcaattaaaaaaagataaattacattttaatttcttataatttggcttaaaatactttattctctgttttgatattttatcatcttatattttgttttaatttattatcgcATTGataatttagtatattttatctattttctaaAGATTAATTATTAGTAAGGTTGGTGTTGGAAGTGaagaaataaagatattttttagatGCAAGAAGGAGGAAACTGAAAACGAAGCAAGTAGTACTACTGTGGTGTGGTGTTATTTTGTTTGGTTGTTTGATAATAATTGTAAGCATCAGTAATGGGCAGTGGGTGGCAGCACATGGCCGCCGTGCTCCACCAATCACCAATCCAACTTCGCTTTCTTAAATCATATCGACATAAGGACAATTtcgtaatatttttattgtggaAAGTGAAAACTATGAATCTAGCCAGATTATGTaactataaataaatgttttaagaTTAAAAGTTAGTCCGTGGTTACATGACCACTTAATAAAGTCATCAAgtgctttttttaaaataaaaaaataaccattcaaatataatttaatagtgtagattcaaaatattttgCGTGATTTCTATTTGGAAATGGTTGGTTGTCTTTCCTGGTTTGTGTGGCTATACAAACATTCATGCTGAACTGTTTGTCATCTTTCATGATCTCAATGTACCTTGGAACTCAACTTATTGGCATCATAAAATTGTAGCATACATTAATGtttcaagaaattaaagatagagTCTAATTTCCACAGTTCTTGAATAAATTTACTCCAATTAATTTTGAAACATGAAGAATACTAAACTAAAACTGAAAGAATAATTACGGGTTGAAGTTTGAACAAATGAAATGGGCGGCTGAGATCATTCACATCAATGCATgtgataaaagtaaaatacaaCAAACATTAATTGGAAGACTTATTAATTTGTTGGTTTAAATTTTCATAGTCTTAACAAATTCATCATAGCTAATTTGACCATCACCATCGAAATCTGCAGTTGCAATCATCTCCTCCACCTCTCCAACAGTTGTGTTTTGACCCAGTTTGATCAGAACTTGCCTCAACTGCATAGCACGGAAGGATTTTAATATGTGAGGGCATGTGTACGTATGTCTTTGAGCATATATGCAGTTCTTAGTTAATACTAATAAATTCtatagaaaaaaagaagttaacactgataaattaaaaatgatcgaGTGAAAACTGAAAAACAAGATTTTCTTCctgatcttattttaaaatgtcaaaACCCAATGCATTGTTTTTAAAACCAAACAGGCAAACAACTATTATTCAAAGTATGCCGACATGtgacatatataaatatgtacatGATATCCTAGCCTCTCACCATACAACTTCATTCCATTTTTAATATACAATTATGGAAaaggttttattattaaaaataatacacgggaaattttatataattttcattactttttgttttaaaattattgatttttttattttaaattattaatattctttatatttctaccttttttcattattctttatttaaaatatctagATTTGATCTTTACAAAAGAATACTACACTTCTAACCTATTTAAAAAGCGCTTTAACaatatcatatattaaataaggttactttaatctaaatatatgaatattatatacttattaataaatactttttaatctATTTACAGTAACCTTAAACATCAATAATTTTAGAAGGGCTGTagcaatttataaaataaatttaaatttgtaattccATGAAAAggacaatatatatatgtgtgtgaattgaaaaaaaggttatacaaatatttttcatgaattATTCTGTTATTGATTCAgtcatgaatgaaaaaaaagggaagatgCACTTTGCAACATCTTGACCCTACTTGCTTTTTGTTCAAGTTTGAAGTAACCTTACTTTGTCAGAAATCTCATGAATACTTTGATTGTTGATTGCAGTCAGAGAAAccaagttaaaatttaaaaaaaaaaaaattgaatagaaaGAATAAAAGTTTATACATATACCTCACTTGCTGAAATGTAGCCATTTTGATCCTTGTCAAACACCTTGAAAGCCTCTCTGTATTCTTGCTCTTGATGGGTATCCTAACCGAGACAGAAAACAGAACTGAACTTAGTATATGGCTATTGTATATATAATTGTAATAATGAGAAGGATATTAATCTTAGCAAAAAATGCAATATTAATTCCTTACTTGCACTTTGGACTCTTGTTCAACAGGCAGATCGGCAACATGTATTCTAGCAGGATTAATCTTCTCAGAGACCGACGCAACAATTCTCTCAATAAACTTGTACTCATATTCATctctattattaatatttgaacATTAAATTGTGAGACAagtaaaacttaattaatccaataaaaattaaaacataaaaagattGGTATCATTGGGTACCTGTATTTGAAATGAAAGCCAGACAAGTCAGCAACTTGACGCAGAGCCATCTCCCAATTCTGGAACTTTTCTGGAAATCTTATCTTATGCTTAGCCAATGCTTCTCCATAAGTACCCTTCTGGTGTCTGACATCAGAAGGATACACCTTATAAAACACTGGTATAATCATCATCCCATTATACTGGGCGCAGTGAACAATGGATGTAAGTTCATCTAAGCAAAATGAGGAAGAAGCAAAGTCTTCAGAGAGCACAGTGATGGCAATTCTGGAATCTTTAATTGCCTTCAAAAGTGCAGGTGTTATTTCCTCTCCGCTGTGAAGCTTCTCTTCGTCAAAGAAGGTACGAATTCCCTTGTCAGAAAGAGCCCTGTAGAGATTGCCGGTGAAACCATAGCGTGTGTCTTCCCCTCTGAAGTTGAGGAACACATCGTAGATGGATGCACGTGAACGTGTTGTTGCAGCCATTATTAGATGAAAAAAGTTTAGAATGAAACTTgaagaaatatgaaaatgaaagtATCCCAAATGATAAGTGTTATAAAGAAGATAGCCGCCTTTGTGGAAAATATCTTGCTTTTTCTCATTCATTGTTATAAAAGTCAAGTCAAGCTCTTATAAGGCAAGAtgctctcactttttttttcattttaaaaaatactttttatactCAAATTTTGGCAAATAAactataaaagtattttaaatgattaattggTGGTACAACTATTTCTGTCGCCCCTATAAAATAATCTTTagagaatcaaaatatatatatatatatatatatatatattaactaataagtaatctgataatttttaatcaaaatagcTTCAGAATTCGTTTTTTATCAAAAACAGAgtcaaaatataaaagagagatgaaaatagaaaagagatagaatctcagaaaaaaaaaagttatgcgtGAAAATGTTTTACACGGTCAATCAGCTTCACCTTTTCAacttatgtatgataaatttgttgattattaaactaattatttttaaatattatctaTTAAGTAAAAAATTGTCCTGAATGCacatagttatttaaaaatctatatatatgtatattaaaagGATGTAGGACACTGAATTAGGTTAGGACAATCCAAAGCATAACTCAGAATCCATTCTAAAGACTATATTAATTTAGTCTAATTTCAAAATTCTAATTCGTCTAAATCAACTTTAAACTGAATTCAGATAATGAAACTAGTTGGATATTGTTCGCCCTACAGTGTGATAACTATAAGGTTTGGAAGGAAAACATTCTTCATTTTGACTAAATCAGCATCGCTTATGCTATTAGGAAATGATAAATCACTGAGTATTACTGAAACTAACAGCTCTAGATTtgtacacacatatatatatgatgtcTACCAGGCTTAAATTACTGAGGTCATATTGTCAGAGAAACTGGAATTCCACATCtcataaaatctaaaaacaaCCAGCTATGTGTTCATCCAAGACAATCCTTATGATGATAATGAATAAGACATTCACTTGAAGTATATTTGATTCTAGAGAGGCGTAGAACAAAAcacatctattttttatttataagcaaacacaaatctACTGATATGCTCAAACTCAGAGTGACTTAGCATCCTAGGTAGGCATTCTGCTATAGAAAAGTATAGCAAATTCCACTTTCTGAAGTGCAGTAAGCAGCCAATATAGTAGTATGATTAAACCTAAGCAACACTGTTACAAATTTAACTAGTCTAagtctttcttcttcctcctcaaaCTATTTCTTCATTGGAAGTTGAATGCACCTGACCTTCACCTTGCAATAGGGAACCCCTAGAAAACCTATTCAAAGCAAAAAGGAATCAATATTCTAAactaagaggaaaaataaaccATGGAAATCCCATTAAACATTCTCACCAAAATCTCATTTGCATGGAGTCCTGCTGTATTTGTATAAAAATGTTGAATCACAGTTCTTTCATTCCTTCAATCCATTATCGCGACTTTTAGCAGTGCAAAAGTCTTTTAGTTCAAGAGAGCAGTCACTAGTTTCCAGCAATGGAAACCACTGCAGCAGGAGCAACTAGCAATAGTTTGTATGGGGATTTTGAACCTTACAGCAAATGGCTTACAAAGGTAGGACAACAGACTCTTGAAGAGTTTTCTGACTTTGCCTTCTCTGTTTCTTAGCATTTTCACctcaacatttatttttagataGTGGTGTCTCTTGGACTTTGCCTTCTCTGTTCCTTAGCATTTTCACCTCAACATTCTtagcatttttattaaaaacagagtcaaaatataaaagagagatgaaaatagaaaaaagatagaatctcagaaaaaaaaaaaaaaaaaagttatgcgtGAAAATGTTTTACACGGTCAATCAGCTTCACCTTTTCAccttatgtatgataaatttaaattggCTTGTTTATTTCTTAGGCTACTTCCTATCCTTATTAATGCCACGTTTTTAATTTccattcataaatttaaaaacaacaagCTATCAGCCATCCTAGGACAATATCACTTTACTTCCTAAACTTAATACTTATTGTCATTTAGTCCACAAAGCTatgcttatatttttatttaagtcacACAACATTTAGAATTTTGGACTAAAATAAGTGACATCTTGcattttcaaagatttttttttctaacctaaaaaaataattttttaatcattttattactTTGAGGAATAAATTTGGCCGTGTCTCCCAATTTcatgaaaaaattatcatttacttATCTATTTCACATGTTTTTATATCTAACTAATATGATATTAATAGTCATTTTTAAACTTAGATGTTTTTATGTGAATACTTAGTTTAGTTGACTTCTTGCACTTAAATTTACaactttttagttatttaattaaaaaaatattattccatTATTATGTctgaaattaaactaaattagaaatatatttaaaacaccATATTATACAATAAGTTTTATGTTCTGTTTATAAGATTGAAATATATTGTCAATaaacatacaaaaattaattaattaattaattagcattcaaatttttttattaaaattaaaatttgcaaaTGTATATACTTTTAGATCACATATACTAATATTAGTAGTATAAAAGAAAttgtaatatattattaaatatacaaataaagtacaaatatattattatattgttttatagTAGAACTTGTAAGGAAAAAtctaaaagtaaacaaaaagtatattaaagaatttttttactttcttttaattacaatgtatttataagataaatatCTGTTGGTTTATGTAGTTTTGAAATCTGgctataaaaatatatagaaagatAAAACTTGAAAGGTTATATATAGAAAATGCATAAAGTCATGAAAGATGAATATAAATGAGTCAAAAGTACATTATGAAGATAGGGCGAACACCAGTTGGATTAAGTCGTTTTTTGAAGACtgaaaccaaaataataaaataaaaaaacatgaaaaaaataagaaaaaagcaaTGGAAAACTTGCGTGTCCCCAAAGCTATGGTTTGTAGCAAGGAGGGGCTTTCTGATGCAGAGCTGCTGAGATATGGATCATCAAATCGAATATCTTCCTCCATACTGCCTTCTTCTCTGAATATATGGATTCCACTTCCTTTGATGAGTGAGCTCTCTAACTCTAACAcaccttcttctttcttttctttttcatactcTAACACATTTGGATATCTAACCTCCACTTTTTCTTCACCTGCTTCCGATTCTACCCATTGCCAGCTGTTGCAATTTCTAATTTGGAATCGAAACAGATTGGGCATCATGGCTAAGCTACATCGTAACCGAACAATTCTACACCTCCTCAGGGTTATCTCACGGAGTCCAATAagattttgaaatgaaaatggcAATTCTTTTATGGGAAGGCGTTCCAAATGAAGTGCCGTTATGTTTTCCATCTCGCCTAATATTTCTGGAAAATACTCTAGACTCGAACAGTGAGAAAGTTCAAGTGTTTCAAGAGAGGTCAAGTTGAGAGGCGGAAAACTCGTAAGCTTCCTGCAACCAGCAGCATTCAATATTTCAAGTTTATTCAGAAAACCAATTGAGTCATCAATTGCAACTAAACTCTCACACCCTACAAATGAAAGTTCCCTCAAATTTGGGAGATCAGATACATCAGGTATCTGTGTTAAAAATTTGCACTTGTCAAACTTCAAAACTGTTAGATGCCCCAACTTCtgcaaaggcaaaaaaaaaacaagaaataagaaccaaatgaataaatttaattcatgGAATGAGGAAAATATACTCTTTAAACTTGCCTTCGATGAGCCATGGAACTCTAATGATGTAATGGAACTGTCAGGTAACTTGCATATAACAAGGTTGATTGGATCAAAGTTAGACGGTAAACAATTTGAAGGATATCTATGCCATTCCAGTACTCTCAAACCTTCTGGAAAATAATTGGGACCTTTGGAAAATTTGCCATTTCtaataataagtattttaagGTTTTCCATCTTCATGAACGCGTTTTCATTCCATTCCACTGTTTCTTCTTTGTCAGATATGGAGGAATCCAGACATATGATTTCAAGTTTACTAGTTCCCTGTTAATGCAAAAAGGCACGAATCAACCACAATACAACTTGTGTGAAATATCAATTCACTCGCTtagagaaatttaaaaattatcaagaaAAAGTTAACTATGATGTAAATATGAGATAGACAAAAAACATTTCATCTATTCACGAGCTCACTCACCGTGTTGTGTTTTAAAACTTGAATTATATCTTTTGGTGACCATAATCTCTTGCACTTCCCGGGCTCTTCTGGTGATCTCTGCCGCTCAATGTCTCTACCCATGTCCTGAATCAGGTCGTGCATTTCAACATTATCACGCCAGCTAACCTTTAATAAGAGAGATTTTTCAACCAACACCCCAATATGATGCATCTTGCAGTTACTATAAAGAGCACGGAATATATCATAAACCTCTGTCCATTTATACCCTTTGAAGCAACAAGCAATGTCAAGAAAAACATTCTTTTGTTCTTCCTCCAAAGCATCAAAGCTTACTTCTAGAATCTTTAAGATTTCATTACTGGGAATTCTTTTATAAGTTTCAAGGGCAGATTCCCATTCTGCTACAGTTTTTCCATACAAGTTGGAACCTATGACTTCCAAAGCCAATGGAAGGCCAGAAGCATAGGTTACTACACGATTCAAGACGTCCTTATAACTTGGatcaattttttctcttttaaaagcATTCCAAGTAAGCAATTGAAAAGCATCATCGTGATTCAAAACATTCACCTCATAAGTTCTTTCAACCTCATGATATTTTAGCAGATGCTTGTCCCGAGTGGTAATGATGACTCTGCTACCGGGACCAAACCAATCAGGTTTTCCAACAATAGCCTTTAATTGCTCACGCTTGTCAACATCGTCTAAAATCAAGAGAATCTTCTTTAGTCGGAGCCTATGTTGTATCATTGAAGCTCCTTCTTGCCAACTTGTTAAGGTGATGTCCTTCTCACCAAGTAATTTTGAAAGAAGGACGCTTTGAAGGTGTTTTAACCCATGTTTATTTGACTCTTCTCTCACGTTTTGAAGAAAACAGGATTCATCAAAATGGGGagcaataaaattataaactgCCATAGCAAGTGTTGTTTTTCCTAACCCGCCCATTCCATGGATCCCTATGATGTGGACAACATCATCGGATCCAACATCCAAAAGCTTCATTACCTCTGTCACTTGTGACTCTAGACCAACTGGATAATCCGCAACGTGTAAAGAAGCAAGACCAAACATCCTAGAGACCTGCTTGACAATACGCCCAATAAGCATGTATTCATATGAACCTCTgtttcaaacaaacaaaaaagttcTGATGAAGTCAGCCTAAAATCCTTGCATCCATGTCTTGATAGGTACATTAATTGTCAAGGTTAACAAGAGcatttcttttctatttaaattttactaGTTAAATCAATAGACAAGTAAAACCTAATCCAATAAAAAccataaagtaaaatatattagtatGATTGTATACCCATCTTTGAAATGATAGCCACACAAGTTAGCTACTTGTTTCAAAGCCATCCTCCATTTCTGCAGCTTCTTAGCTTTGAACCTCTTCTGATGCTTAGCCATTGCTTCTCCATAACTACCTTTCTGGTGTCTGACATCAGAAGGATCTACGTTGTGAAAGACTGGTATAACTTCCCTCTCGCAGTGTAGGATGGTTACAAGTTCATCTAAACAAAATGAGGAAAAAGCATAGTTTTCAGAAAGCACAATAATAGCTACCCTGGAAGCTAGAATTGCCTTGTAAAGTCCAGGTGTTACTTCGGTTTCTCTGGGAAGCTCCTGATCATAAAAGAAAGTGTAGATTCCCCGGTCATTAAGAGCTTTGTAGAGATAGAAAGTGAAACCACGGTGTGTGTCTTCCCGTATGAAGCTGAGGAACACATCGTAGATGAATGGACGGTAACGTGTTGTAGCATCcattattagaagaaaaaagtttagTATGATAATGGTGGATATGGTGGGAGTgtagaagaaaaaagtttagTATGATAATGGTGGATATGGTGGGAGTGTAGAATCAGACTTGAACATATGGTAACAATGACATCGTACCAAAGTAGATAAGCCTTGTGGAAAATATCtcgctttttttttcttttctctctctgtcAAATAAGTCAAAATCGTACTAAATTTTAACTTCTCCCCGTCCCCCATTAAAATTGTTAGACATAAAAAATTAGCAAATTTCACAAATTCTGTGAGCTGAGATTAATGTGCAAGAACACATTCTTTCAACTCCAAGTTCAAGGCTATTAATTCCTAATAACAAAAAAGGTTattaattccttaaaaaaagcATAAAGTTATTAATCAACTGCTGGTACATCCTTCcccagaaaaattataaatttttaatcataagtatgagttttttctaattataagcTTCAAAGGTTTTATTGCATTAGAATTCCGTTtgactcatttttattttgaagattgccttaaaattaaaatttagaaataagaggtttaaatataactaaaagaattaatatatatttttttaaaaatttcattaactTAAAATAGATCATctgaaatgaagaaattaaggaAGTTTCGGACATGCGGTTCAAACTTGTGGAAaatatgtgtgtgttttttttttgttcgttGCTTTCTGAAATTTATGATTGTGCGTAACCCGAGGTCTACGTTCTACAAATGAATGCCATTTAGACTAAAGAAACATGACTCCGCATTTTCATctaaattattactttttagAATGCTACCGACACATTAACAACCTAAGCAGCacattaacaaaatttaactGATCGATTCTAGTTCCCAACCTCATTTTTGGCTTATTAATCCCTCAAAAAGAAACAAGTTCACAACTCACAGGATTGTTGgaacaaaattttgtaaaatgaaaTCTCAAATTCTTAAGTTGTAGTTAAAAGGATCCATCAAAAGTAtgctaagaaaagaaaaaagaatataggATGGGGAAGGAATTTAAAACAGAGGTTTCCCTCAATTACAGTTTACACACCTGATTCTCACCATGCAATACAATGATAAGGAATTAAGGAAGTTTCGTGGATATTGCCAATAGAACCTTGCCAATAGAAATTAAGGAAATTATTGCAAATGGCTTACAAAGGATGGACAAGCGACTCttgagattaatttgaagggtattaattaaaattcattttctcctTATATGTTCTCAGCATTTGGATGACATTAATCTTAATCTGCAAATTATATTTTGAGTCAAATTATTATCCATTAGAATTAGATGTTGGAAGATTCCAAAACAAAAAGATTGTATGTAGTGGACAATTTCATCTTTTGTGctagtttataatttaatattaaattcaaattctaagataaaattagaattcaTTCTAGGAATAATGAGTTTATTATACtacttattattaaaaaatctagAATATTCATTTATCGGTGTAATGGGACATAATGGTCCCACATATATCACCTAACAATTTCTCCAAACTTCACACCTTTATTTTTAAGGACACAGAACTTaagaatatcataattaaaaatattgctgacataaattaaaaatggaaagaaaatcataataataaattaagatgAAATTTATTCTAATGGTATACATATGGTAATCTTTTCTGATCTTAAACTCTTACATGTTTCAAAAATGAGCAACTTAAGATTTAAACCTATAACTGGGGGATCTAACAATTCATGGAAAAAGGCCTGTGGATGCATCAAATAACAAACGGAGCCGTTTACgcaattaaagaaattaaattttcaaaaggaTGTAATATGAATTCAATCCGTGCAAAGTTTTCTTATGGAATTCTTTTCATTGCAATGCCTAAAGAAGCCGTCACGGAGAATCATTTCATTTGGGGGTAAAGAAACAAGGAAAGAGAGTATCACCCATTAAAGTTGCAATTGGAGTGGTGATGCAATAGTTAAGTTGATTAACTAGACCACAAGAACTACAATGAGATGCGGGTTAAAatcaggatatatatatatatatatatatatatatatatatatatatatatatatatgatctatGCTAACAATAATGCATAGGATTACTTGCTTTCATAATATTTTCTGTGGCAATGAGAAAATTAAAGCGAGTAAGGTgtgcatatatattttatgtttcctTGTGACATATCTtcgaagaataataataaagaatggttattaagaaatttaatgAGCAAAGGAGGAACGCAAGCGGAAAAGAAAGCATAACCTAGGTTCCTTCCGTCTTTGGGTGTTGCCCAGTGGCTTGGCCACCGACGGAGTGGATCTTTGCTCTCTACAAACGATGGGGTTCCTTCTTCGATCCTAGGGAGTTCTAACTGCCTCGGTCTCTAAagtttttccttgtttttccCAATCGCGTGCCGTATCACTTTTTCTCATCTTGGG
The Glycine max cultivar Williams 82 chromosome 16, Glycine_max_v4.0, whole genome shotgun sequence genome window above contains:
- the LOC100820100 gene encoding TMV resistance protein N-like: MAATTRSRASIYDVFLNFRGEDTRYGFTGNLYRALSDKGIRTFFDEEKLHSGEEITPALLKAIKDSRIAITVLSEDFASSSFCLDELTSIVHCAQYNGMMIIPVFYKVYPSDVRHQKGTYGEALAKHKIRFPEKFQNWEMALRQVADLSGFHFKYRDEYEYKFIERIVASVSEKINPARIHVADLPVEQESKVQDTHQEQEYREAFKVFDKDQNGYISASELRQVLIKLGQNTTVGEVEEMIATADFDGDGQISYDEFVKTMKI
- the LOC106794133 gene encoding disease resistance protein RUN1 isoform X7; amino-acid sequence: MDATTRYRPFIYDVFLSFIREDTHRGFTFYLYKALNDRGIYTFFYDQELPRETEVTPGLYKAILASRVAIIVLSENYAFSSFCLDELVTILHCEREVIPVFHNVDPSDVRHQKGSYGEAMAKHQKRFKAKKLQKWRMALKQVANLCGYHFKDGGSYEYMLIGRIVKQVSRMFGLASLHVADYPVGLESQVTEVMKLLDVGSDDVVHIIGIHGMGGLGKTTLAMAVYNFIAPHFDESCFLQNVREESNKHGLKHLQSVLLSKLLGEKDITLTSWQEGASMIQHRLRLKKILLILDDVDKREQLKAIVGKPDWFGPGSRVIITTRDKHLLKYHEVERTYEVNVLNHDDAFQLLTWNAFKREKIDPSYKDVLNRVVTYASGLPLALEVIGSNLYGKTVAEWESALETYKRIPSNEILKILEVSFDALEEEQKNVFLDIACCFKGYKWTEVYDIFRALYSNCKMHHIGVLVEKSLLLKVSWRDNVEMHDLIQDMGRDIERQRSPEEPGKCKRLWSPKDIIQVLKHNTGTSKLEIICLDSSISDKEETVEWNENAFMKMENLKILIIRNGKFSKGPNYFPEGLRVLEWHRYPSNCLPSNFDPINLVICKLPDSSITSLEFHGSSKKLGHLTVLKFDKCKFLTQIPDVSDLPNLRELSFVGCESLVAIDDSIGFLNKLEILNAAGCRKLTSFPPLNLTSLETLELSHCSSLEYFPEILGEMENITALHLERLPIKELPFSFQNLIGLREITLRRCRIVRLRCSLAMMPNLFRFQIRNCNSWQWVESEAGEEKVEVRYPNVLEYEKEKKEEGVLELESSLIKGSGIHIFREEGSMEEDIRFDDPYLSSSASESPSLLQTIALGTRKFSIAFFLFFSCFFILLFWFQSSKNDLIQLVFALSS